The Patagioenas fasciata isolate bPatFas1 chromosome 3, bPatFas1.hap1, whole genome shotgun sequence genome contains a region encoding:
- the RP1L1 gene encoding retinitis pigmentosa 1-like 1 protein: MTQVPADYLSTTSSYNYDQPLPSVARTSTVTRVPPAKKITFYKSGDPQFAGVKMAINQRSFKSFNALMDDLSHRVPLPFGVRTITTPRGIHCISELDQLEDGGCYLCSDKKYVKPISITSGGHRPGPPRNGRPSSTLRRAALEAKLEDYSTPFTHHGPRIPKKITLVKNGESGFRRSIILNRRNARSFKTLLDEISEILQFPVKKLYTVDGKKIDSMQALLHCPSVLVCVGREPFKPVSMENLRKHSVEKLPDLAPRSNGNNVNENNESKKNVNFGLKTKKSVIHPRSASSNRSMRFSLSSEKSYPNGLSASPDNGAPFSNSCSHAKPGDLVHSLVNDDIEKRVHVNKDGSLSVEMKVRFRLLNDETLQWSTQIKKSNLMNQMPCEESGVEEDSGIDRLQKTNPEASSEADESLYPCDIDSYMSKLEESECDEAHCHSCGKKHQDYDIWKNPMHTSQREEPSVRSTWHTRSSCSSTSSRRRIVHKKMASVDSLHTTSSEEFSEHIVQESSSYSETIENRVAYRSIKKCVCRSDLSTGASNGEYTRTNTSNSRRPSSLGVMSHSSCENNLDTQDAPEDHEASKTNSQNEDENCFEVSSVKCLKEDVEEIESSRAGSVMSRSSLQSKQSKKNVCEETSSVGRSMSSSSLQKANQEDNTRCSTSANSVHSNSSNCTAPRPKSEQDDHSDDNVVVSSFSSESYPKKEGEEVEAEQEESEINEGSSVSAKTKHSQLVRDESSEGERCSTQGTPHSRASDRNSKRSNSDEVFLCNASCSSRGSKRSKHNHIHLDAQSEMSVSSLESTQNKKNSLHADDLRSCSRASNYSKSSCEIKKKSIGDPTSHNSGSFQSNISSTSEAEAIAGFTEEKSLKSTISEASKSSKKRSHREENSKPSSLCSSVSRPNGKAEEGHSKINSEDPSSRQGSMSESVCSKGDPSAEAGIRNGNPASVCSRVSSKSEVKDKNLLTQTSQESDDRCSRSNISQSSKSRQIKTRNLHVKMSNSSRASLSETLSVRSMHCPAPPKGKPNSKKIRSTMLKNSSVSSIGTESVLTTGKEQKEIIDSSKVTSYGSKSAAEEVNDQKNKEIDDSCNTKVEEELEGTDTQEEGGDLMPSALPNASPEEVVQEWLSKIPSETLLMKYEMEDDEEKECVEATTEVSDCTNAEETSEVEKAEKKDVEESENEAKDEVEKEAAEGTAINEEAEECANEEQIAEVVSEAAKADQAECSQSVTSSQNNRRDLPTSVQTSVQIMKALLSSKHETKFDRSNSLPEVSPTMGRKLSNSANILITCLASLQLLDEESEDPSDKSKGLNKPRYMELLNIFQALWFGCTAEKSGPSSGQEASEPAKTASGFKSVDHDFTPMSSSGVDVSSGSGGSGEESTAGARDRGLTAQKTVEFKSAGQVENVETGTEVAEAEEQSKEEEQSSRPSTASLKVKDEETVHCTREEPLVQEAEENKEDQCSNCENSQEEGGENENEENSKLAENEENSKLDENEEKSKLDENEEQEQAEAVNDERPKENLTEEADQLDTTDDTNINDGDCGTELKADLEEHLEKQSPNDPKPNVNVATNVGTSLVQQNSADPDPVWVLKLLKKIEKEFMAHYVSAMNEFKVRWNLQNNEQMDEMILELKEEVSKRIQKSIEKELRKIKTRAGKKTPRPPDEPLKRESTLQTEQRRRRLQTMHKKSFFSDKTGTQSRLEDTSDFSFDVDGDRAFSAAFEASISKQTSEEEYCPCDSCVRKKMASKPTRNAVVATNAPVMKAFDLQQILRLKKNDEEACVSEAAQDVKTVSCSSEKEAAENNNPNEENDEGELQPSETEVDGNEEKEPELNEEDSSALNGDGEGPEISESQNCEVEDEVKDEETKEEEMEEAEEVGKEREEEEEAKEEEEEKEEEEIVKAEEEEIKEEAEGETEEKEDEDEEKEEKEETKEEEEDIMEEEEAKEEEEEEEVKEEEEEREKEEEDMKEEEETREEEEQVQEEEEVTKEDEEAKEDEEETKQEEQEMEEEEENPKEEEEEAEEEEEEAKEEEEAKEEEEEAEEEAKEEEEAKEEEEEAEEEAKEEEEAKEEEEEAKEEEEEAKEEEEEAVEEEEEEETQNEEQETEEKSKAGDEADDEAEEAEEPEDEDIGADDPEETSEGGGDADGCGSGNNPEGDTAEGSEEVEQDEGEAAEDANPESQNEACSAEEEKNSEGDDKYDENDEEPPSDDPGNAHEKHQDGGNNKVSEKALKAKGKKHSKRLETLNKAAAFSCYSSVGNFSQQSQKGSVDEGEDEGEGEGEEEHKDDNNPVSNHTNGEVQSDESSKPSHMYPESEEEEDKSSSCTDPLGDEDQADAAGADPKDAEHTDEVASSKKKEGSDEIDQDDLDF, encoded by the exons ATGACTCAGGTGCCTGCTGACTACTTGTCAACCACCAGCTCCTACAACTATGATCAGCCCCTTCCCTCTGTGGCTCGGACAAGCACTGTCACCAGGGTACCTCCAGCCAAAAAAATAACCTTCTACAAGAGTGGAGATCCTCAATTTGCAGGAGTTAAGATGGCCATCAACCAGAGAAGTTTCAAGAGCTTCAATGCACTCATGGATGACCTCTCTCATCGGGTCCCACTGCCATTCGGAGTACGGACCATCACCACCCCACGAGGAATACATTGCATTAGTGAGCTGGACCAGCTGGAGGATGGAGGATGCTACCTTTGCTCCGACAAGAAATACGTCAAACCTATTAGCATTACTTCTGGGGGACACAGGCCAGGCCCTCCACGAAATGGTCGTCCCTCCAGTACCTTGAGAAGAGCAGCTCTGGAGGCCAAGCTTGAAGATTATTCCACACCTTTCACTCATCATGGCCCCAGAATACCCAAAAAAATCACTCTAGTTAAGAATGGAGAAAGTGGTTTTCGGCGCTCAATTATCTTGAACCGCAGAAACGCCAGGAGTTTCAAAACGCTCTTGGATGAGATTTCAGAGATCCTGCAGTTCCCAGTGAAGAAGCTCTACACTGTTGATGGGAAGAAG ATCGACAGCATGCAGGCTCTGCTTCACTGCCCCAGCGTGCTGGTGTGTGTTGGTCGGGAGCCATTTAAACCTGTATCGATGGAGAATTTGAGGAAACACTCGGTGGAGAAGCTGCCCGACCTGGCTCCCCGTTCCAACGGCAACAATGTCAACGAGAACAATGAAAGTAAGAAAAAT GTGAACTTTGgactgaaaaccaaaaaaagtgTGATACATCCACGGTCAGCATCAAGCAATAGGTCAATGAGATTTTCTTTATCATCAGAGAAGTCGTATCCTAATGGTCTGTCCGCCTCACCTGATAATGGTGCACCTTTCTCAAACAGTTGCTCTCACGCAAAACCTGGGGACCTGGTCCATTCCTTGGTCAATGACGACATAGAAAAACGGGTACATGTGAACAAGGATGGTAGCTTGTCTGTTGAGATGAAAGTCCGCTTCCGCTTGCTAAATGACGAGACTTTGCAGTGGTCCACCCAGATCAAGAAGTCCAATCTGATGAACCAGATGCCTTGTGAAGAATCAGGTGTAGAGGAGGACAGTGGAATAGACCGCTTACAGAAAACGAACCCAGAAGCCAGTTCAGAAGCAGATGAGTCATTATATCCCTGTGATATCGACTCTTACATGTCAAAACTTGAGGAATCAGAATGTGACGAGGCTCATTGTCATAGCTGTGGCAAGAAACACCAGGACTACGACATTTGGAAAAACCCCATGCACACATCCCAGAGGGAAGAGCCCAGTGTACGAAGCACCTGGCACACACGCTCGTCATGCTCCAGCACATCTTCCCGGAGGAGAATAGTCCACAAAAAAATGGCATCTGTGGATAGCCTCCACACAACATCCAGCGAGGAATTCTCTGAGCACATTGTGCAAGAGTCCTCATCCTATTCAGAGACTATAGAGAACAGAGTGGCGTATCGATCCATTAAAAAGTGTGTGTGTCGAAGTGATTTGTCTACAGGTGCTTCCAATGGAGAATATACTCGGACAAACACGAGCAATAGTCGGAGACCTTCATCATTGGGTGTAATGTCACATTCAAGCTGTGAAAACAACCTGGATACGCAAGACGCCCCTGAAGACCATGAGGCCAGCAAAACCAATTCACAAAATGAAGATGAAAATTGTTTTGAAGTTTCCTCTGTGAAGTGCTTAAAGGAAGATGTGGAAGAAATTGAAAGTAGCAGAGCTGGGAGTGTCATGTCAAGGTCATCTCTGCAGTCCAAGCAGAGCAAGAAGAACGTTTGTGAGGAAACAAGTAGCGTGGGCAGGAGCATGTCCTCCTCCAGCCTTCAGAAGGCAAATCAAGAAGATAACACCAGGTGCTCCACTTCTGCCAACAGCGTGCACAGCAACTCTAGTAACTGTACTGCTCCCAGACCGAAGAGTGAACAGGATGACCACTCTGATGACAATGTAGTGGTCTCCTCCTTCTCCAGTGAGTCCTACCCTAAGAAAGAGGGTGAAGAGGTTGaagcagaacaagaagaaagtgAAATCAATGAAGGCAGCTCAGTatcagcaaaaacaaaacacagccaaTTAGTTAGAGATGAGAGCAGTGAAGGTGAACGATGCTCTACACAAGGAACCCCCCATTCCAGAGCTAGTGACAGGAATAGCAAGAGAAGCAACAGTGATGAGGTCTTTCTGTGCAATGCTTCTTGCTCTTCCAGAGGATCCAAAAGGAGCAAACACAACCACATTCATTTGGATGCACAGTCTGAAATGTCTGTGTCTTCACTTGAATCCACTCAGAATAAAAAGAATTCTCTACATGCGGATGATCTGAGATCATGCAGCAGGGCATCTAATTACTCCAAAAGCTCATGTGAAATCAAGAAAAAATCTATCGGAGATCCCACGTCTCACAACTCAGGATCTTTTCAATCAAACATTTCATCTACCAGTGAAGCAGAGGCAATTGCAGGCTTTACTGAAGAGAAAAGCTTGAAAAGTACCATCAGTGAAGCCTCCAAAAGCTCAAAGAAGAGAAGCCATAGAGAAGAAAACAGCAAGCCATCATCCCTCTGCTCAAGTGTTTCAAGGCCTAATGGAAAAGCTGAAGAGGGTCATTCCAAGATTAATTCAGAGGACCCTTCTTCAAGACAGGGAAGTATGAGTGAGAGTGTATGTTCAAAAGGTGACCCCTCAGCTGAGGCTGGGATTAGGAATGGAAATCCAGCAAGTGTCTGCTCAAGAGTCTCTTCAAAGTCAGAAGTAAAAGATAAAAACTTGTTGACACAGACATCCCAGGAAAGTGATGATAGGTGTTCACGATCAAATATATCTCAATCTTCAAAATCGAGGCAGATAAAAACTAGAAATCTTCATGTGAAGATGTCAAACTCCAGCCGAGCATCATTGTCTGAGACTTTGTCTGTACGTAGTATGCATTGCCCTGCCCCTCCAAAAGGAAAGCCAAACAGTAAAAAAATACGGTCTACCATGTTGAAGAATTCCTCTGTTAGCAGCATAGGTACTGAATCTGtgctgaccacaggaaaagaacagaaagaaatcaTAGATTCCTCCAAAGTAACATCCTATGGGTCTAAATCAGCTGCAGAGGAAGTAAATGATCAGAAGAACAAAGAGATCGATGACTCTTGCAACACAAAAGTGGAGGAGGAGTTAGAagggacagacacacaggagGAAGGGGGTGATTTAATGCCATCTGCTCTACCAAACGCATCTCCAGAAGAAGTTGTGCAAGAATGGCTGAGTAAAATCCCTTCAGAAACATTGCTTATGAAATATGAAATGGAGGATGACGAAGAAAAGGAATGTGTAGAGGCAACCACCGAGGTATCAGACTGTACAAATGCCGAGGAAACCTCAGAGGTCGAAAAAGCTGAGAAAAAGGATGTGGAGGAGTCTGAAAATGAGGCAAAGGATGAAGTGGAGAAAGAGGCAGCAGAAGGCACTGCTATTAATGAAGAAGCTGAAGAATGTGCAAACGAGGAACAAATTGCTGAGGTTGTGTCCGAAGCTGCCAAGGCTGACCAGGCAGAATGCAGCCAGTCAGTTACATCCAgccaaaacaacagaagagaCCTGCCAACCTCTGTCCAGACTTCTGTCCAGATCATGAAGGCCTTGCTCAGttcaaaacatgaaacaaaatttGACCGATCAAACAGTTTGCCTGAAGTGTCCCCCACTATGGGGAGAAAATTGAGTAACTCTGCCAACATTTTGATTACCTGTCTTGCCAGTCTCCAGCTCCTTGATGAAGAGTCAGAGGATCCATCAGATAAATCAAAAGGTTTGAATAAGCCAAGGTATATGGAGCTACTAAATATTTTTCAAGCCTTGTGGTTTGGATGCACAGCTGAAAAAAGTGGTCCAAGTTCAGGTCAAGAGGCAAGTGAGCCAGCAAAGACAGCCTCTGGGTTTAAATCTGTAGATCATGACTTCACACCGATGTCCTCCTCTGGGGTTGATGTTAGCAGTGGTTCTGGTGGCTCAGGAGAAGAGAGCACTGCTGGTGCCAGGGACCGCGGTTTAACGGCACAGAAAACTGTTGAATTCAAATCAGCTGGACAAGTGGAAAATGTAGAGACTGGTACTGAAGTGGCTGAGGCTGAGGAGCAAAGTAAAGAGGAAGAGCAGTCATCCCGACCTTCGACAGCCTCCTTAAAAGTGAAAGACGAGGAAACAGTACATTGTACTAGAGAGGAACCTCTGGTTCAGGAGGCAGAAGAGAATAAGGAGGATCAGTGCAGTAACTGTGAAAACAGTCaggaggaagggggagaaaatgaaaatgaagaaaacagcaaattagctgaaaatgaagaaaacagcaaattagatgaaaatgaagaaaagagcAAATTAGATGAAAATGAAGAGCAAGAACAAGCTGAAGCTGTAAATGATGAACGCCCAAAAGAAAATCTTACAGAGGAAGCTGATCAGCTAGACACTACGGATGATACCAACATCAATGATGGTGACTGTGGGACTGAACTGAAAGCTGATTTGGAAGAGCATCTTGAAAAACAGTCTCCAAATGACCCAAAGCCCAATGTCAATGTGGCCACCAATGTGGGCACATCCCTTGTCCAGCAAAATTCAGCAGATCCGGACCCAGTCTGGGTGCTGAAACTGCTCAAGAAAATCGAGAAGGAGTTCATGGCTCACTATGTCAGTGCCATGAATGAGTTCAAAGTCAGGTGGAACCTGCAGAACAATGAGCAGATGGATGAAATGATACTGGAGCTGAAGGAGGAAGTGAGCAAAAGGATACAAAAAAGCATAGAGAAGGAGCTGAGAAAGATCAAAACCAGAGCAGGGAAGAAGACACCAAGACCTCCAGATGAACCACTCAAGCGTGAGTCAACACTCCAAACTGAGCAGAGGAGACGGCGATTGCAGACTATGCATAAAAAGTCATTCTTCAGTGACAAGACTGGAACTCAGAGTAGACTAGAGGACACATCAGACTTCTCGTTTGATGTAGATGGAGACAGAGCATTTAGTGCAGCTTTTGAGGCCAGTATTAGTAAACAAACGAGTGAGGAAGAATACTGCCCATGTGACTCTTGTGTGAGGAAAAAAATGGCTTCTAAGCCCACAAGAAATGCTGTGGTGGCCACAAATGCTCCAGTCATGAAAGCATTTGATTTACAGCAAATCCTGAGGCTGAAGAAAAATGATGAGGAAGCCTGTGTCTCAgaagcagcccaggatgtcaaaacAGTTTCCTGCAGTtctgagaaagaagcagcagaaaacaacaatccaaaTGAGGAGAATGATGAGGGTGAACTCCAGCCAAGCGAAACGGAAGTGGATGGCAATGAAGAAAAGGAGCCAGAATTAAATGAAGAGGACAGCTCAGCATTGAACGGAGATGGAGAAGGACCTGAAATATCAGAGAGTCAAAACTGTGAGGTGGAGGATGAGGTTAAAGATGAAGAAACcaaagaagaagaaatggaagaagcagaagaagtggggaaagaaagagaagaagaagaagaagcaaaagaggaggaagaagagaaagaggaagaagaaattgtgAAGGCGgaagaagaggaaataaaagagGAAGCAGAGGGAGAAACTGAAGAGAAAGAAGATGAGGAT gaagagaaggaggagaaagaagaaacaaaagaggaggaggaagacataatggaggaggaggaagcaaaagaagaggaagaggaagaggaagtgaaggaggaagaggaagaaagagaaaaagaagaggaagacatgaaagaggaggaagaaacaagagaggaagaggaacaagtgcaagaagaagaagaagttacaaaggaggatgaggaagcaaaagaagatgaggaagaaacaaaacaagaggagcaggaaatggaagaagaggaagaaaatccaaaagaagaggaggaagaagcagaagaggaagaagaggaagcaaaagaggaggaagaagcaaaggaagaggaggaagaagcagaagaggaagcaaaagaggaggaagaagcaaaggaagaggaggaagaagcagaagaggaagcaaaagaggaggaagaagcaaaggaagaggaggaagaagcaaaggaagaggaggaagaagcaaaggaagaagaggaagaagcagttgaggaagaggaagaagaagaaactcaaAATGAAGAGCAGGAAACTGAAGAGAAGTCCAAAGCTGGAGATGAAGCTGATGATGAAGCTGAAGAAGCAGAGGAGCCAGAGGATGAGGACATTGGGGCTGATGATCCGGAAGAGACATCTGAAGGTGGAGGAGATGCTGATGGCTGTGGAAGTGGCAACAATCCTGAAGGAGATACTGCAGAAGGAAGTGAAGAAGTTGAGCAGGATGAAGGTGAGGCAGCGGAAGATGCAAATCCAGAGTCACAAAATGAGGCATGTTCagctgaggaggaaaaaaacagtgaagGAGATGACAAATACGATGAGAATGATGAAGAACCTCCCAGTGATGACCCTGGCAATGCACATGAAAAACACCAAGATGGAGGCAACAACAAGGTTTCTGAGAAAGCCTTAAAGGCCAAAggcaaaaaacacagcaaaagacTAGAGACTCTGAACAAAGCAGCCGCCTTTTCTTGTTATTCTTCTGTGGGAAACTTCTCACAGCAATCCCAGAAAGGTTCTGTAGATGAAGGTGAAGATGAAGGTGAAGGTGAAGGTGAAGAGGAACACAAAGATGACAATAACCCCGTGAGCAACCACACCAATGGAGAGGTTCAAAGTGATGAGAGCAGCAAACCCTCACACATGTATCctgagagtgaggaagaagaggaCAAATCATCTTCATGCACTGATCCCTTGGGTGATGAGGACCAGGCAGATGCTGCAGGTGCAGATCCAAAGGATGCTGAACATACTGATGAAGTTGCATCTTCTAAAAAGAAAGAAGGCTCTGATGAGATTGACCAGGATGACCTGGACTTCTAG